Proteins encoded together in one Oceanobacillus iheyensis HTE831 window:
- a CDS encoding NfeD family protein translates to MIGKRLRYAVYITFIVILFCIPFASGNSVEAEQGEGETVYIIPIENEVERGLEAFLKRATEEAMENGADHIIFEIDTPGGRVDSAGKIGSLIQSLVVPSTSYIVNEALSAGSYIALFSDNIYFNPHATMGASGVINQDGTAADAKAQSAWLAQMRSAAESQGRDPIYAAAMADSSIDLPEFGAGEGKFLTLGPNDAVEVGYAEGIVDDRNELLTQLELSNASIVEVETSFAEELARFLTNPVVIPILLSVASLGLVVELYSPGFGVAGTMGLVALILFFYGHIVAGLAGMEAIILLLIGVGLIIAEFFVTSGIMGFIGIAAVIGSLFMSGYDLGHMSLSIGIAFLIAVIVGVILFRRIGMDKGVFRHIILRDSTATEQGYVSSVNRIELVGLEGRALTPLRPSGIGLFEDEQIDVVSDGSFIGKGQHLKIIRVEGVRVVVKEIKEN, encoded by the coding sequence TTGATTGGAAAGCGGTTAAGATATGCTGTATACATAACTTTCATTGTGATTCTTTTTTGCATACCTTTTGCTTCTGGGAATAGTGTAGAGGCAGAACAGGGAGAAGGAGAAACAGTCTATATTATTCCAATTGAAAATGAAGTAGAGCGAGGTCTAGAAGCCTTCTTGAAACGAGCAACAGAGGAAGCGATGGAGAATGGTGCAGATCATATCATTTTTGAGATAGACACACCAGGGGGAAGAGTTGACTCGGCAGGAAAAATCGGTTCGCTGATTCAAAGTTTGGTCGTTCCTTCCACATCGTATATTGTTAATGAAGCACTTTCAGCTGGGTCTTATATCGCATTATTTTCTGATAATATTTACTTCAATCCTCATGCTACAATGGGTGCAAGTGGGGTAATCAATCAAGATGGAACAGCTGCAGATGCAAAAGCGCAATCTGCTTGGTTAGCGCAAATGAGAAGTGCTGCTGAATCGCAAGGGAGAGATCCAATATATGCCGCAGCAATGGCGGATAGTAGTATCGATCTTCCAGAATTTGGTGCAGGAGAAGGAAAATTTTTAACATTAGGACCTAATGATGCTGTTGAAGTTGGTTATGCAGAAGGAATAGTAGATGATCGGAATGAGTTACTTACACAACTAGAACTAAGTAATGCAAGTATAGTAGAAGTCGAAACATCTTTTGCAGAGGAATTAGCCCGCTTTCTAACGAACCCTGTAGTAATCCCTATTCTTCTCTCCGTTGCTAGTCTTGGTTTAGTCGTAGAGTTGTACTCACCTGGGTTTGGTGTTGCTGGAACAATGGGCTTAGTTGCATTAATATTATTCTTCTATGGTCATATTGTTGCTGGTCTTGCAGGAATGGAAGCAATCATTCTCCTATTAATTGGCGTCGGTTTAATTATTGCTGAATTTTTTGTTACAAGCGGTATTATGGGCTTTATTGGTATTGCTGCTGTAATAGGATCTTTGTTTATGTCCGGTTACGATCTTGGTCATATGTCTTTAAGTATAGGTATAGCCTTTTTAATAGCCGTAATTGTTGGAGTAATATTGTTTAGAAGAATTGGAATGGATAAAGGAGTTTTCCGCCATATTATACTAAGAGATAGTACTGCAACAGAACAAGGGTATGTTTCTTCTGTTAACCGAATAGAATTAGTAGGGCTAGAAGGAAGAGCACTAACACCACTTCGCCCATCAGGTATTGGCCTATTTGAAGATGAACAAATTGACGTAGTGTCAGATGGTTCTTTTATAGGTAAAGGGCAACATCTTAAGATCATTCGTGTAGAAGGTGTTCGTGTAGTAGTAAAGGAAATAAAAGAAAATTAG
- a CDS encoding GatB/YqeY domain-containing protein: MTLLDRLNQDMKQAMKNKDKETLSVIRMVKASIQNELIKLGKDTLSEDEELTILSREVKQRKDSLQEFNNAGREDLVEKIEKELEILNTYLPEQLSDDELRSIIQETIQELNATSMKDMGKVMGAVMPKVKGKADGSQIKTTVQEELR; this comes from the coding sequence ATGACGTTACTTGATCGTCTGAATCAAGATATGAAGCAAGCGATGAAGAACAAAGATAAAGAAACCCTTAGCGTTATTCGCATGGTAAAAGCTTCTATTCAGAATGAATTGATTAAACTTGGTAAAGATACACTTTCTGAAGACGAAGAATTAACAATTCTATCTAGAGAAGTTAAACAAAGAAAAGATTCCCTCCAAGAATTCAATAATGCTGGAAGAGAAGATTTGGTAGAAAAAATCGAAAAAGAACTGGAAATACTTAATACGTATTTACCAGAGCAACTTTCAGATGATGAGTTAAGATCGATCATTCAAGAAACAATTCAAGAATTGAATGCTACATCGATGAAGGATATGGGTAAAGTGATGGGCGCTGTTATGCCAAAAGTAAAAGGTAAAGCAGATGGCTCTCAAATAAAAACAACAGTGCAAGAAGAATTGCGCTAA
- the rpsU gene encoding 30S ribosomal protein S21, which yields MSNTTRVRKNESLEDALRRFKRSVSKSGTLQEYRKREHYEKPSVKRKKKSEAARKRKF from the coding sequence ATGTCAAATACAACTCGCGTTCGTAAAAACGAGTCTCTTGAAGATGCTCTTCGTCGCTTTAAACGCAGTGTATCAAAAAGCGGTACACTACAGGAATATCGTAAACGTGAACACTATGAAAAGCCTAGTGTAAAACGTAAGAAGAAATCAGAAGCTGCTAGAAAACGTAAATTCTAA
- the deoC gene encoding deoxyribose-phosphate aldolase: MDLAKYIDHTQLKPDTTKQSIVKIVEEAKQHEFASVCVNPHWVSYCYNELKDTPVKVCTVIGFPLGATSTETKIFETNQAIADGATEVDMVINVGELKSNNDAFVEKDIRAVVEAAKGKALTKVIIETSLLTEDEKVRACKLAKNAEADYVKTSTGFSGGGATVEDIRLMRETVGPEMGVKASGGVRDLEQTEAMIEAGATRIGASSGVAIVSGEQGTSDY; encoded by the coding sequence ATGGATTTAGCTAAATATATTGATCATACTCAATTAAAACCAGATACTACAAAACAAAGTATTGTAAAAATTGTGGAAGAGGCAAAACAACATGAATTTGCTTCAGTATGTGTTAATCCACACTGGGTTTCTTACTGTTATAATGAATTAAAAGATACACCAGTTAAAGTTTGTACAGTAATTGGATTCCCATTAGGAGCCACTTCTACTGAAACGAAAATTTTTGAAACCAATCAGGCTATTGCTGATGGTGCTACAGAAGTAGACATGGTAATTAATGTCGGTGAATTAAAATCGAATAATGATGCTTTTGTTGAAAAAGACATCCGTGCTGTTGTTGAAGCAGCAAAAGGTAAAGCTTTAACAAAAGTGATAATTGAAACAAGTCTTTTAACAGAAGATGAAAAAGTACGTGCTTGTAAATTAGCAAAAAATGCAGAGGCTGACTATGTAAAAACTTCTACTGGGTTCTCTGGTGGCGGCGCAACTGTTGAGGATATTCGCTTAATGCGAGAGACAGTAGGACCTGAAATGGGAGTGAAAGCATCTGGTGGTGTTCGTGATTTAGAGCAAACAGAAGCAATGATTGAAGCTGGAGCAACTAGAATTGGAGCTAGTTCTGGGGTAGCGATTGTCTCAGGAGAACAAGGTACATCAGATTACTAA
- the mtaB gene encoding tRNA (N(6)-L-threonylcarbamoyladenosine(37)-C(2))-methylthiotransferase MtaB, protein MTTVAFHTLGCKVNHYETEGIWRMFKEEGYERVDFDHNSDVYVINTCTVTNSGDKKSRQVIRRAIRKNPDAVVCVTGCYAQTSPGEIMEIPGVDIVVGTQDRKNIFSYIEEHQKTKEPVNGVSNIMKNRVFEEMDVPVFTDRTRASLKIQEGCNNFCTFCIIPWSRGLLRSRDPKNVIEQATKLVKAGYKELVLTGIHTAGYGEDMKDYNFAMLLRELEEVEGLERIRISSIEASQITDEVIDVIDQSNKIVRHLHVPLQSGSDSVLARMRRKYSTSFYKEKVNKLQKALPGLAITSDVIVGFPGETEEEFQQTYSFIKEIGYAELHVFPFSRRTGTPAARMENQVEDPIKEKRVHDLIALSDQLAKEYASRYENEVLEVIPEEQVDENQSNTLVGYTDNYMKVQFEGTPDLIGKIVKVKVTQSGYPINQGVFVRVMEHSTHSKAKVYEA, encoded by the coding sequence ATGACAACAGTGGCTTTTCACACGCTAGGATGTAAAGTAAATCATTATGAAACAGAAGGAATCTGGAGAATGTTTAAAGAAGAAGGATATGAGAGAGTAGACTTTGATCATAATTCGGATGTTTATGTGATTAATACTTGTACGGTTACTAATTCTGGTGATAAAAAAAGCAGGCAAGTCATCCGTAGAGCGATTCGTAAAAATCCAGATGCAGTTGTCTGTGTAACAGGTTGCTATGCTCAAACGTCGCCTGGTGAGATTATGGAGATTCCTGGTGTAGATATAGTAGTAGGCACACAAGATCGTAAAAATATCTTCTCCTATATTGAAGAACATCAGAAAACCAAAGAACCAGTAAATGGAGTATCAAACATAATGAAAAATCGTGTGTTTGAAGAAATGGACGTCCCAGTATTCACAGACCGTACACGTGCATCATTGAAAATACAAGAAGGTTGTAACAACTTCTGTACATTTTGTATTATCCCATGGTCTAGAGGATTATTGCGATCTAGGGATCCAAAGAATGTGATAGAGCAGGCTACTAAATTAGTAAAAGCAGGATATAAAGAGCTCGTTCTGACTGGGATTCATACAGCTGGGTATGGAGAAGATATGAAAGACTATAATTTTGCTATGTTACTAAGAGAGCTAGAAGAAGTAGAAGGATTAGAGCGAATTCGAATTAGTTCTATTGAAGCGAGTCAAATTACGGATGAAGTAATTGATGTAATAGATCAAAGCAATAAAATTGTGCGACATCTGCATGTACCGCTTCAATCAGGATCTGATAGTGTTCTAGCTCGTATGCGCAGAAAATATTCTACAAGCTTTTATAAGGAGAAGGTAAATAAACTTCAAAAAGCATTACCTGGACTAGCAATTACTTCCGATGTTATCGTTGGATTTCCAGGCGAAACAGAGGAAGAGTTTCAACAAACGTATTCTTTTATCAAAGAAATAGGCTATGCAGAGTTACATGTATTTCCATTCTCGAGAAGAACAGGAACACCAGCTGCTCGTATGGAAAATCAAGTGGAAGATCCAATAAAAGAAAAACGAGTTCATGATTTAATTGCACTCTCCGATCAACTTGCTAAAGAATATGCTTCAAGATATGAAAATGAAGTATTAGAGGTAATTCCAGAAGAACAAGTAGATGAGAATCAATCCAATACATTAGTTGGTTATACTGATAATTATATGAAAGTACAATTTGAAGGTACACCAGACTTAATAGGAAAGATTGTTAAAGTCAAAGTAACTCAATCAGGATATCCTATTAATCAAGGTGTTTTTGTTCGTGTAATGGAACATTCAACTCACAGTAAAGCAAAAGTTTATGAAGCTTAA
- a CDS encoding 16S rRNA (uracil(1498)-N(3))-methyltransferase has product MQRYFVSQENVTENSIRIIGDDVHHIQRVMRAQVGEKLICVSDNGRAALTYIIKLSDDYVDVEIEKWLEESNELPVSVTIAQGIPKGDKFDLILQKGTELGADAFIPFQAERSVALWNDEKKYHKKVKRFQKILKEASEQSHRNRIPSLHSVMNLKQILDEASAYTVKLFAYEEEAKTEKMSSNLVNTLQNILSHDKIILCIGPEGGFSIKEADQLRENGFIPIRLGKRILRTETAALYALSSISYQLEELRCLT; this is encoded by the coding sequence ATGCAAAGATACTTTGTATCCCAAGAAAATGTCACTGAGAACTCCATACGAATCATTGGAGATGATGTCCATCATATTCAACGAGTAATGCGAGCACAAGTTGGAGAGAAATTAATTTGCGTTTCTGATAATGGACGAGCTGCGTTAACCTATATTATAAAGTTATCCGATGACTATGTGGATGTGGAAATAGAAAAGTGGTTAGAGGAATCAAATGAATTACCAGTATCTGTTACGATTGCTCAAGGTATTCCAAAAGGAGATAAGTTTGATTTGATCCTTCAAAAAGGGACTGAATTAGGCGCGGACGCGTTTATTCCATTCCAAGCTGAACGGTCAGTAGCTCTTTGGAATGATGAAAAAAAATATCATAAAAAAGTAAAGAGGTTTCAAAAAATCCTTAAAGAAGCAAGTGAGCAAAGTCATCGTAATCGTATACCTTCGCTACACTCAGTAATGAATTTAAAACAAATTTTGGATGAAGCTTCAGCATACACAGTGAAATTATTTGCTTATGAAGAAGAAGCAAAAACAGAGAAGATGTCTTCAAACTTAGTGAACACACTACAAAACATCTTATCTCATGATAAAATAATTCTCTGTATTGGTCCTGAAGGCGGCTTTTCAATTAAAGAAGCAGATCAATTAAGGGAAAATGGATTTATACCCATTCGCCTTGGAAAACGAATTTTACGCACAGAAACAGCCGCTTTATATGCTCTATCGAGTATTTCCTATCAATTAGAAGAATTGAGGTGTTTAACATGA
- the prmA gene encoding 50S ribosomal protein L11 methyltransferase has product MKWSEISIHTTNEAIEPISNILHETGASGLVIEDPLDLERVEKAEFGELYDLDPALYPEEGVRIKAYLPMNSFLGETVEEIKSAINQLLIYDIDLGKNEVSLSEVHEEEWATAWKKYYKPVKISNRITITPTWEEYTPVSSDELIIELDPGMAFGTGTHPTTVLSIQGLEAYVKPGDLVMDVGCGSGVLSIAAAKLGADKVNAYDLDEIAVKSTKLNSKLNQIHESVKVKQNNLLEGVQQEADVIVSNILAEIIVRFVDDAWSNLKAGGYFITSGIIQNKKQLVIDNLTKQGFEVISLNEMEDWVSIVAKKPSEK; this is encoded by the coding sequence ATGAAATGGTCAGAGATAAGTATTCATACAACAAACGAGGCGATTGAACCAATTTCGAATATTTTACATGAAACAGGTGCAAGTGGTCTTGTTATTGAGGATCCATTAGATCTCGAGAGGGTGGAGAAAGCTGAATTTGGGGAACTTTATGATCTTGACCCGGCGCTATACCCTGAAGAGGGAGTACGTATTAAAGCATATCTTCCTATGAATAGTTTTTTAGGAGAAACAGTTGAAGAAATAAAGTCTGCTATTAATCAATTGTTGATTTATGATATTGACTTAGGTAAGAATGAAGTCTCGTTGAGTGAGGTTCATGAAGAAGAATGGGCAACGGCTTGGAAGAAATATTATAAACCAGTTAAAATATCAAATCGAATCACAATTACTCCTACATGGGAAGAGTATACACCAGTATCTAGTGATGAATTGATTATCGAATTAGATCCAGGTATGGCTTTTGGTACTGGCACACATCCAACTACAGTCCTTAGTATTCAAGGATTAGAGGCGTATGTGAAACCAGGAGATTTAGTAATGGATGTAGGTTGTGGATCAGGGGTTTTAAGTATTGCAGCTGCCAAATTAGGTGCAGATAAAGTAAATGCTTATGATCTTGATGAAATTGCTGTAAAAAGTACAAAATTAAACTCCAAGTTAAATCAGATCCATGAGTCTGTTAAGGTGAAACAAAATAACTTGCTAGAAGGTGTTCAGCAAGAGGCGGATGTTATTGTATCCAATATTTTAGCGGAAATTATCGTACGTTTTGTCGATGATGCATGGAGTAATTTAAAAGCAGGCGGATATTTTATCACTTCTGGAATAATTCAAAACAAAAAACAACTTGTTATAGATAATTTAACAAAACAAGGATTTGAAGTTATATCTCTAAACGAGATGGAAGACTGGGTTTCGATTGTCGCTAAGAAGCCAAGTGAAAAGTAG
- the dnaJ gene encoding molecular chaperone DnaJ yields the protein MGKRDYYEILGIDKSASQDEIKKNYRKLARKYHPDVNKEADAAEKFKEVKEAYEVLSDDQKRAQYDQFGHSGPQSQGFGGFGGGAQDFGGFGDIFDMFFGGGGRSRDPNAPQQGNDLQYTMILDFEEAVFGKETDIEIPKEESCDTCNGSGAKPGTKPETCSHCHGSGQLNQEQNTPFGRVVNRRVCNYCQGTGKIIPDKCNTCGGSGTVQKNKKIHISIPAGIDEGQQIRVAGKGESGKNGGPAGDLFVVIKVRPHDFFVREGDHIFCELPLTYAQAALGDELEVPTVHGKVKVKVPAGTQTGKTFRIKGKGAPNVRGRGHGDQHIKIKVMTPTNLSEKQKDLLREFNELGGNESTDEQDDNIFQRFRRAFKGE from the coding sequence ATGGGCAAAAGAGATTATTATGAGATTCTAGGGATTGATAAATCTGCATCTCAAGATGAAATAAAGAAAAACTATCGTAAATTAGCTCGTAAGTACCATCCAGACGTGAATAAAGAAGCGGATGCAGCAGAAAAGTTTAAAGAAGTAAAAGAAGCTTACGAAGTACTTAGCGATGACCAAAAGCGTGCTCAATATGATCAATTTGGACATTCAGGACCACAAAGCCAAGGCTTCGGAGGATTTGGCGGTGGAGCACAAGACTTTGGAGGCTTCGGAGATATATTTGATATGTTCTTTGGGGGTGGAGGTCGTTCTCGTGATCCCAATGCTCCGCAACAAGGTAATGATTTACAATATACAATGATTTTAGACTTTGAAGAAGCGGTATTTGGTAAAGAGACCGATATTGAAATTCCAAAAGAGGAATCTTGTGATACATGTAATGGATCAGGTGCAAAACCAGGAACAAAACCCGAAACATGTTCGCATTGTCATGGATCTGGTCAATTAAACCAAGAACAAAATACGCCATTTGGACGTGTTGTGAATCGCAGAGTATGTAACTATTGTCAAGGAACTGGTAAAATTATACCTGATAAATGTAATACTTGTGGTGGCTCAGGAACAGTACAAAAGAATAAGAAAATCCATATCTCCATTCCAGCCGGAATTGACGAAGGTCAACAAATTAGAGTGGCAGGCAAAGGGGAATCTGGAAAAAATGGTGGACCAGCAGGAGATTTATTTGTGGTAATTAAGGTTAGACCACATGATTTCTTCGTACGTGAAGGGGATCATATTTTCTGTGAATTGCCTCTAACCTATGCTCAGGCTGCATTGGGAGATGAATTAGAAGTTCCTACAGTACATGGAAAAGTAAAAGTCAAAGTACCAGCTGGAACACAAACTGGAAAAACTTTCAGAATCAAAGGAAAAGGTGCACCAAATGTACGTGGCAGAGGCCATGGCGATCAGCATATTAAGATCAAAGTGATGACACCTACAAACCTTTCAGAAAAACAAAAAGATTTACTCCGAGAGTTTAATGAACTTGGAGGAAATGAATCAACAGATGAACAAGATGATAATATTTTCCAACGATTTCGTAGAGCTTTTAAAGGAGAATAA
- the dnaK gene encoding molecular chaperone DnaK yields the protein MSKIIGIDLGTTNSCVSVMEGGEAVVIPNPEGNRTSPSVVAFKNGERQVGEVAKRQAITNPNTIQSIKRHMGTDYKVKIEEKEYTPQEVSAIILQYIKSYAEDYIGEKVEKAVITVPAYFNDAERQATKDAGKIAGLEVERIINEPTAAALAYGIDKEDQDQTILVYDLGGGTFDVSILDIGDGTFEVVSTAGDNRLGGDDFDQVIIDHMVQEFKKENAIDLSQDKMATQRLKDAAEKAKKDLSGVTQTQISLPFITAGDAGPLHLEMTMSRAKFDELSSDLVERTMQPTRKALSDASLSKSDIDKVILVGGSTRIPAVQEAIKKELGQDPSKGVNPDEVVALGAAIQGGVLQGDVKDVLLLDVTPLSLGIETMGAVTTKLIERNTTIPTSASQTFSTAADNQTAVDIHVLQGEREMASDNKTLGRFQLTDIPPAPRGMPQIEVSFDIDANGIVNVRAKDLGTNKEQSITIKSSSGLSDDEVDRMVKEAEENADADKQRREEVDLRNEADQLIFTTDKTIKDLDDKVSEEDKQKAESAKDELKQALESGDMEQVKAKKDALEEHVQQLSAKLYEQVQQEAQQASGEQGEESGNQDDDVVDADYSEVDDDDKK from the coding sequence ATGAGTAAAATTATTGGAATTGACTTAGGAACTACAAATTCATGTGTATCAGTAATGGAAGGCGGCGAAGCTGTTGTTATTCCGAATCCGGAAGGTAACCGTACGTCACCATCCGTAGTCGCTTTTAAAAATGGTGAACGCCAAGTTGGTGAAGTAGCTAAACGACAAGCAATTACAAATCCAAATACCATTCAATCTATTAAGCGTCATATGGGAACAGATTATAAAGTGAAAATTGAAGAAAAAGAATACACTCCTCAAGAGGTTTCTGCGATTATTCTTCAATACATTAAGTCGTATGCAGAGGATTACATCGGCGAAAAAGTAGAAAAAGCTGTAATCACAGTACCTGCTTACTTTAATGATGCAGAGCGTCAAGCTACAAAAGATGCAGGTAAAATTGCTGGACTAGAAGTAGAACGTATTATTAACGAACCTACTGCAGCAGCACTAGCATATGGTATTGACAAAGAAGATCAAGATCAAACAATTCTTGTTTATGACCTTGGTGGCGGTACATTTGACGTTTCTATTCTTGATATTGGCGATGGTACGTTTGAAGTAGTATCTACTGCAGGTGATAATCGTCTAGGTGGAGATGATTTTGACCAAGTAATCATCGATCATATGGTACAAGAATTTAAGAAAGAAAATGCAATTGATCTTTCTCAAGATAAAATGGCAACACAGCGCTTGAAAGATGCTGCAGAAAAAGCGAAGAAAGATTTATCTGGTGTGACACAAACTCAAATCTCATTACCATTTATTACAGCAGGAGATGCTGGTCCATTACACCTAGAGATGACAATGTCTCGCGCGAAATTTGACGAGCTGTCTTCAGATTTAGTTGAGCGTACGATGCAACCAACGCGTAAAGCATTAAGTGATGCAAGCTTATCCAAGAGCGATATTGATAAAGTAATTCTTGTCGGTGGTTCTACTCGTATCCCAGCTGTACAAGAAGCGATTAAAAAAGAATTAGGTCAAGACCCTTCAAAAGGTGTAAATCCAGATGAGGTTGTAGCACTTGGGGCTGCAATTCAAGGTGGAGTTCTTCAAGGAGATGTAAAAGATGTTTTACTACTTGATGTAACACCATTATCATTAGGTATCGAAACAATGGGAGCAGTAACTACTAAGTTAATTGAACGTAATACAACTATTCCAACTAGTGCGTCTCAAACTTTCTCTACTGCAGCTGATAATCAAACAGCTGTTGATATTCACGTCCTTCAAGGTGAACGTGAAATGGCTTCAGACAATAAAACGCTTGGACGTTTCCAATTAACTGATATACCACCAGCACCACGTGGTATGCCGCAAATTGAAGTAAGCTTTGATATTGATGCTAATGGTATTGTTAACGTGCGTGCAAAAGATCTTGGTACGAATAAAGAACAATCCATTACAATTAAATCTTCTTCTGGCCTTTCTGATGATGAAGTGGACCGTATGGTAAAAGAAGCAGAAGAAAATGCAGATGCAGATAAACAACGTCGTGAAGAAGTAGATTTAAGAAATGAAGCAGATCAACTTATCTTTACAACAGATAAAACAATCAAAGATTTAGATGATAAAGTATCTGAAGAAGATAAACAAAAAGCAGAATCTGCTAAAGATGAATTAAAACAAGCGCTTGAGTCTGGTGATATGGAACAAGTGAAAGCGAAAAAAGATGCTTTAGAAGAGCATGTTCAACAATTGTCTGCAAAGCTTTATGAACAAGTTCAACAAGAAGCTCAACAAGCTTCTGGCGAGCAAGGTGAAGAAAGTGGAAACCAGGACGATGATGTTGTAGATGCTGATTATTCTGAAGTAGACGATGATGATAAAAAATAA
- the grpE gene encoding nucleotide exchange factor GrpE, whose protein sequence is MNEKDNQTTSEPENEQEIIDVNDSGEQPEENETEQPQEEAVENDEIAKLQQEKDETYNRLVRLQAEFDNYKRRTLKEREADRKYKSQDLITELLPAIDNFERALQVEVTEENKSIIDGIMMVYRQLQEALTSQGVEPIKTEGEVFDPNLHHAVMQIEDENMDSNTVVEELQKGYQLKDRVIRPAMVKVNK, encoded by the coding sequence TTGAACGAAAAAGATAATCAAACAACTTCTGAACCAGAAAATGAACAAGAAATAATTGATGTAAATGATTCTGGTGAACAGCCAGAGGAGAATGAAACAGAACAACCTCAAGAAGAAGCTGTTGAAAATGATGAAATAGCTAAATTACAACAAGAAAAAGATGAAACTTACAATCGTTTAGTACGTCTTCAAGCAGAATTTGATAATTACAAACGAAGAACGCTAAAAGAAAGAGAAGCGGATCGTAAGTATAAATCACAAGATCTTATTACAGAACTTTTACCAGCTATTGATAACTTTGAACGAGCTTTACAGGTTGAAGTTACAGAAGAAAACAAAAGCATTATTGATGGAATAATGATGGTGTATCGCCAACTACAAGAAGCTCTAACATCTCAGGGTGTTGAACCAATTAAAACGGAGGGTGAGGTATTTGACCCGAATCTTCATCACGCTGTAATGCAAATTGAAGATGAAAATATGGATTCCAATACAGTTGTAGAGGAATTACAAAAAGGATACCAGCTTAAAGATCGTGTTATTCGCCCTGCGATGGTAAAAGTGAATAAATAA
- the hrcA gene encoding heat-inducible transcriptional repressor HrcA, translated as MLTERQLIILQVIIDDFIETAHPIGSRALSKSEYLPYSAATIRNEMADLEDLGFLEKTHTSSGRIPSEKGYRYYVDHLIGPMNQHEAGILRKYTDGEFFEFEQVVQMTAEVLSELTNYTSIILGPEMFEATLKQIQVLTLSDHTAVAILVTSTGHVEHRSFALPEGIASSDLEKLVNILNDRLKGVPIIRLGEVISTEVAQLMHRYMDDFEASFDLLRAFFMNEHPVKLYFGGKSNILMQPEFNDVDKIRSFYALIEQEDEIANLLKNTHQGIKVSIGNENKVEAIKDLSLITASYHVGDNLMGTIALLGPTRMEYKKVISLMKGISDEMTNTLDRWYKGDS; from the coding sequence ATGTTAACTGAAAGGCAACTGATCATTTTACAAGTCATTATTGATGATTTTATTGAAACTGCACATCCCATTGGGTCTCGTGCATTATCAAAAAGCGAATACCTTCCGTATAGTGCAGCAACTATCCGGAATGAAATGGCTGACCTAGAGGATTTAGGTTTTCTTGAAAAAACCCATACTTCATCAGGTAGAATTCCTTCAGAAAAGGGTTATCGTTATTATGTAGACCACCTTATAGGTCCTATGAATCAACACGAAGCGGGAATATTACGTAAGTATACTGACGGAGAGTTTTTTGAATTTGAACAAGTAGTACAAATGACTGCAGAAGTATTATCTGAACTAACAAATTACACTTCGATAATCTTAGGGCCAGAAATGTTTGAAGCTACGTTAAAACAAATTCAAGTACTAACATTATCCGATCATACCGCTGTAGCAATTCTAGTAACCAGTACAGGTCATGTAGAGCACCGTTCGTTTGCCCTACCTGAAGGTATAGCTTCTTCAGATTTAGAGAAGTTAGTGAACATTTTAAATGATCGTTTAAAAGGCGTGCCGATTATTCGATTAGGAGAAGTTATTTCTACTGAAGTCGCACAACTAATGCATCGTTATATGGATGATTTTGAAGCTTCCTTTGATTTACTTCGAGCATTCTTTATGAACGAACACCCAGTTAAGTTGTATTTCGGTGGGAAATCAAACATCTTAATGCAGCCTGAGTTTAACGATGTAGATAAAATTCGATCATTTTATGCCTTAATCGAACAAGAAGATGAAATAGCAAATCTCTTGAAAAATACGCATCAAGGTATTAAAGTATCGATTGGTAATGAAAATAAAGTTGAGGCGATTAAAGATTTAAGTCTCATAACTGCATCTTATCATGTAGGAGATAATCTTATGGGTACAATTGCATTATTAGGGCCAACAAGAATGGAATACAAAAAAGTAATTTCATTAATGAAGGGAATTTCCGATGAAATGACCAACACGTTAGATAGGTGGTATAAGGGAGATTCTTAA